The DNA window CACGGCCCCGGAGGAGAAGGCCCGCATGGCGCGCTCGCGGGCGTTCTGGCTCATATTGCCCTGCAGTTCGACGGCGGGGATGCCGTCCTGGGTGAGGCGACGCGCCAGCCGGCGGGCCAGGTGCTTGGTGCGTGTGAACAGGATGCGCCGGCCGGTCCCGGAGGCCAGGCGCCGCACGACGTCGTCCTTGGCGGCCTTGTCCGCCACCGCCCACACGCGGTGGTCCATGGCGGTCACGGGGGACGTCGAGGGGTCGACGGCGTGGTGGAGCGGGTCGTGGAGGAACTCGTCCACGAGCCTGTCCACGCCGCCGTCCAGGGTGGCGGAGAAGAGCATGCGCTGGCCGCGGGCCGGTGTGGCGCGCAGGATGCGGCGCACGCCGGGCAGGAAGCCGAGGTCGGCCATGTGGTCGGCCTCGTCCAGGACGGTGACGCTCACCTCGTCGAGGTCGACCAGGCCCTGCCCCATGAGGTCGAGCAGGCGTCCGGGGCAGGCGACGACGACGTCGACGCCGTCGGCCAGCGCCCTCTCCTGGGGCTTCTGGGACACGCCACCGAAAACGGTGGTCACGCTCAGCGAGGCGGCGTCGGCCAGGGGCCGGATGGTCTGGGCGATTTGGCCGGCGAGCTCGCGGGTGGGGGCCAGGACCAGGCCGATGGGGTGGCCGGGGCGGGCCATGTCCTCCTCGGCCAGGCGCTGGACCAGGGGCAGGGCGAAGGCGAGGGTCTTGCCGGACCCGGTGCGCCCGCGGCCCAGCACGTCGCGCCCGGCGAGGGTGTCGGGCAGGGTCGCGCTCTGGATGGGGAAGGGGGCGGTGAAGCCGCGGGCGTCGAGGTCGGCGACGAGGTCGGGCTCCACGCCCAGGGAGGCGAAGGTGGGGGGCGGCGACTGCGGTGCGGCGGGGGAGGGGTTCCTGCGGGCGGAGGCGCCGCGGGCGGAGGCGCCCGGGGCCGCCCCGGCGGTGCGGCGGGTCGGGGGCGGCGTCCGGCGGGAGGCGCCGTCGTCGGCGACCCCGGACGTCGCGGGGCGGTGGGTCTTGCGGGTGGTGGGCACAGAAAGTCCTGTCGATCGGGACCGGGCGCGCGCCGTCGGCGGTGCCGCGGGCGGGCGCGACGGTGCGTGGGGTGCCGGCGTTCGGGGCTCGACGGCGCGGCGGCGTCACTCGGACGCGCGCGCCGGAGCCGGGGCACCAGCCGGGCCGCGGCGGGTCGCCGGGCCGGGGGCCAGCATCCCAGATCCGCCGCGCCCCCGCCGTGACCGGCGCCTCGCGCGGCGGGACGGCCCGTGTGAGACCGGTCAAGCGGGGCGGGCGCGGTCCGACGAGGGCGCCGGAGCCCGGCCCGCCGGGCGGGGCGGGTACTCGTCCGGCCAGCCGGCCGCTCGTCCGGCCGGCCGCCCAGCCGAAGACGCTGCGCAGTCAGTACAGTGACCTGCGACAATGACGTCACGAGGAGCCGGATTATGAAGCAGCCCGTCGGGCATCTCATACTCATGGGGGTCGCCGGATGCGGGAAGACTACCGCCGCGACCAACCTCCACAACGCCCTGGGGCGGCCCGTCGCCGAGGCGGACGACTTCCACCCCGAGGCCAATATCGCCAAGATGAGCCGGGGCGCGCCCCTGACCGACGCGGACCGCCGGCCGTGGCTGGAGTCACTGCGCGCCTGGATGAGCGAACAGGCGGACCGCGGGACGAGAACCATCGTCACCTGCTCCGCACTCAAGCGCTCCTACCGGGACCTCCTGGTCGGCGCGCACGGGCGCGTCTTCTTCATCCACCTGGTCGCCGACGAGGAGGCCCTGCGCGAGCGCATGGAGCACCGGGAGGGGCACTTCATGCCCTCCGCCCTCCTGCCCTCGCAGTTCGCCGACCTCGAGCCCCTGGCCGACGACGAGGACGGCGTCACCGTGACCTCCCGCCCCACCCCCGAGCAGACCCTCGAGGCCATCCTCGCCGCCCTCGAGACCGCCGACGCCGCGGGCAACGCCACCACCTCCACCGCGGGCAACGCCACCACCTCCACCATCACCTCCACCGCCGCCTCCGCCAGCGCCGGACTCTGACCAGCCAGTTCGTCGAGTGGCTCTCGCGCCGTCGGCCCTCCGCCCGGACTCTCGCGCCCTCCTTGAGCTTCACGGGCGCGGTTTCCCGCACTCCGGGCTCCACAGGGGCCCGTCATGCAGGGGCGCGAACCGTCCGTCCACACCTCCGGCCCACAGGAGTCCGCAAAGGAGAAGAATTCCGTGTGCACAACATGGCGACTCGGCGCATGCCACAGAC is part of the Actinomyces sp. oral taxon 414 genome and encodes:
- a CDS encoding DEAD/DEAH box helicase; this encodes MPTTRKTHRPATSGVADDGASRRTPPPTRRTAGAAPGASARGASARRNPSPAAPQSPPPTFASLGVEPDLVADLDARGFTAPFPIQSATLPDTLAGRDVLGRGRTGSGKTLAFALPLVQRLAEEDMARPGHPIGLVLAPTRELAGQIAQTIRPLADAASLSVTTVFGGVSQKPQERALADGVDVVVACPGRLLDLMGQGLVDLDEVSVTVLDEADHMADLGFLPGVRRILRATPARGQRMLFSATLDGGVDRLVDEFLHDPLHHAVDPSTSPVTAMDHRVWAVADKAAKDDVVRRLASGTGRRILFTRTKHLARRLARRLTQDGIPAVELQGNMSQNARERAMRAFSSGAVRVMVATDIAARGIDVSDVELVVHVDPPAEHKAYLHRSGRTARAGAAGTVVTLVLPEQRNDVRALLKRAGIKAGIEPVRPDAAAVAALVGRVADVVALEDMPQGVAVKGGSPRGRTQGVRGGGAGSGRGAGNRGRGAGAGRPAGRRGDRAGRGDRGAVRSERGAVRGERGARAAGQ
- a CDS encoding gluconokinase, with amino-acid sequence MKQPVGHLILMGVAGCGKTTAATNLHNALGRPVAEADDFHPEANIAKMSRGAPLTDADRRPWLESLRAWMSEQADRGTRTIVTCSALKRSYRDLLVGAHGRVFFIHLVADEEALRERMEHREGHFMPSALLPSQFADLEPLADDEDGVTVTSRPTPEQTLEAILAALETADAAGNATTSTAGNATTSTITSTAASASAGL